A single region of the Equus przewalskii isolate Varuska chromosome 26, EquPr2, whole genome shotgun sequence genome encodes:
- the MAMDC4 gene encoding apical endosomal glycoprotein isoform X1, translating into MWDGPGQTGRGVILPQATWLSLLAAGFPGWAWVPNHCKTPSEAVCNFVCDCRDCSDEAQCGYQGASPTVGAPFVCDFEQDSCGWRDISTSGYSWLRDRAGAVLEGPGPHSDHTLGTDLGWYMAVGTHRGKEVSTAALRSPILHEAGPACELRLWYHTASGDVAELRLELTHSMETLTLWQSSGPWGPGWQELVVATGRIRGNFQVTFSATRNATHRGTVALDDLAFWGCGLPTPQARCLPGHHHCQNKACVEPHQLCDGDDNCGDGSDEDTPLCSHHMATNFETGLGLWDNLEGWARNHSTSSPERPAWPRRDHSWNSAQGSFLVSVAEPSAPAILSSPEFQASGPHNCSLVFYHYLHGSEAGSLQLLLQTGGPGAPQAPVLLRRRHGELGAMWVRDRVDIQSKHPFRIVLAGQTGPGGIVGLDDLILSDHCKPVLVVSGPPPGLWAPVPWPQPSSLQPWDFCEPGHLSCGDLCVPPEQLCDFQQQCMGGEDEQECGTTDFETPMAGGWEDASVGRLQWGRHLAQESRVPSTHASGAAAGYFLSVQRAWGQLTAEARVLTPALGPSGPRCELHMAYYFQSHPQGFLALVVVEDGNRELVWQVPSSSSGGWKVDTVLLGARHRPFWLEFVGLVDLDGPGHQGAGVDNLIMKDCSPTATSESDTEISCNFERDTCGWHISHLTDSHWHRMESHGPGYDHTTGRGYFMLLDPTDPPARGPGAQLLTQPQVPAGSRECLSFWYHLHGPQIGTLRLVMRRDGEVDTHLWSRSGTHGNRWHEAWATLHHQLDSGTKYQLLFEGLRNGYHGTMALDDVAVRPGPCWAPKRCSFEDSACGFSTRGQGLWMRQTNATGHTAWGPRADHTTETAQGHYMVVNTSPQALPRGHIASLTSEEHRPLAQPACLTFWYHLSLQNPGTLQVHVEEARRRQVLSISAHGGFAWRLGSVDVQAEQAWRVSVQVGPSSPSKAPDYVRLLCPVPAQVVFEAVAAGVEHSYIALDDLLLQDGPCPRPASCDFEAGLCGWSHLPWPSLGGYSWDWSSGDTPSRYPQPSVDHTLGTEAGHFALFETGVLGPGGRAAWLRSQPLPPTVVSCLRFWYHMGFPEHFYKGELRVLLSSAQGQLVLWGAGGHLRHQWLESRLEVASTEEFQVRPGDLRGSGGVILLLGSTQPLFSTYQIVFEATLGGQPALGPIALDDIEYLAGQRCQLPAPSQGDAAVATSQATVPAVVGGALLLLVLLVLLALVGRHWLWKKGDCAFGAKRAAAAPGFDNILFNADGVILPVSVTNDQ; encoded by the exons ATGTGGGACGGTCCTGGGCAAACCGGGAGGGGAGTCATTCTGCCCCAGGCCACCTGGCTGTCTCTGCTGGCAGCAGGGTTCCCAGGCTGGGCCTGGGTCCCCAACCACTGCAAGACCCCCAGCGAGGCCGTGTGCAACTTCGTGTGTGACTGCAGGGACTGCTCCGATGAGGCCCAGTGCG GTTACCAGGGGGCTTCACCCACCGTGGGCGCCCCCTTTGTCTGCGACTTTGAGCAGGACTCCTGTGGCTGGCGGGACATCAGCACCTCCGGCTACAGCTGGCTCCGAGACCGGGCAGGAGCTGTGCTGGAGGGTCCAGGGCCACACTCAGACCACACTCTCGGCACCGACCTGG GCTGGTACATGGCTGTTGGCACGCACCGTGGGAAGGAGGTGTCCACTGCAGCCCTGCGCTCTCCCATCCTGCATGAGGCAGGCCCTGCCTGTGAGCTGAGGCTCTGGTACCACACGGCCTCTGGAG ATGTGGCTGAGCTGCGCCTGGAGCTGACCCACAGTATGGAGACACTGACCCTGTGGCAGAGCTcagggccctggggcccaggctggcaGGAGCTGGTGGTGGCCACCGGCCGCATCCGGGGCAACTTCCAA GTGACCTTCTCTGCTACCCGAAATGCTACCCACAGGGGCACTGTGGCCTTGGACGACCTGGCCTTCTGGGGCTGTGGACTGCCCA CCCCCCAGGCGCGCTGCCTCCCGGGCCATCATCATTGCCAGAACAAGGCCTGCGTGGAGCCCCATCAGCTGTGCGACGGGGACGACAACTGTGGGGATGGTTCAGATGAGGACACTCCTCTCTGCA GCCACCACATGGCCACTAACTTTGAGACAGGCCTGGGCCTGTGGGACAATTTGGAGGGCTGGGCCCGGAACCACAGCACGAGTAGCCCCGAGCGCCCCGCCTGGCCACGCCGTGACCACAGCTGGAACAGCGCACAGG GCTCCTTCCTGGTCTCCGTGGCCGAGCCCAGCGCCCCTGCCATCTTGTCCAGTCCTGAGTTCCAAGCCTCAGGCCCCCACAACTGCTCG CTTGTCTTCTATCACTACCTGCACGGCTCTGAGGCTGGCAGCCTCCAGCTGCTCCTGCAGACTGGGGGCCCCGGAGCCCCCCAGGCCCCCGTCCTGCTGCGCAGGCGTCATGGGGAGCTGGGGGCCATGTGGGTCCGAGACCGAGTTGACATCCAGAGCAAGCACCCCTTCCGG ATCGTCCTGGCGGGGCAGACAGGGCCGGGGGGCATTGTGGGCCTGGATGACCTCATCCTGTCAGACCACTGCAAACCAGTCCTGG TGGTGTCTGGCCCACCTCCGGGGCTCTGGGCCCCAGTGCCCTGGCCCCAGCCATCCAGCCTGCAGCCCTGGGATTTCTGTGAGCCAGGACATCTCTCCTGTGGGGACCTGTGTGTCCCCCCAgagcagctgtgtgacttccaGCAGCAGTGCATGGGGGGCGAGGACGAGCAGGAGTGTG GCACCACGGACTTCGAGACCCCCAtggctgggggttgggaggaTGCCAGCGTGGGGCGGCTGCAGTGGGGGCGTCACCTGGCCCAGGAAAGCAGGGTCCCTAGCACCCATGCCAGCGGGGCTGCTGCTG GGTACTTCCTGTCCGTGCAAAGAGCCTGGGGGCAGCTGACGGCGGAGGCCCGGGTTCTCACAccagccctgggcccctcagGCCCCCGCTGTGAACTCCACATGGCTTACTATTTTCAGAGTCACCCCCAAG GCTTCCTGGCGCTGGTCGTGGTGGAGGATGGCAACCGCGAGCTGGTGTGGCAAGTCCCAAGCAGCAGCAGCGGAGGCTGGAAGGTGGACACGGTGCTTCTTGGGGCACGCCACCGGCCCTTCTGG CTGGAGTTTGTTGGCCTGGTGGACTTGGATGGCCCTGGGCACCAGGGCGCGGGGGTGGACAACCTGATCATGAAGGACTGCAGCCCCACGGCGACCAGCGAGTCAGACACAG AGATCTCATGTAACTTTGAGCGGGACACATGCGGCTGGCACATCAGCCACCTCACAGACAGTCACTGGCACCGCATGGAGAGCCATGGCCCTGGGTACGACCACACCACAGGCCGAG GCTACTTCATGCTCCTCGACCCCACAGACCCCCCAGCCCGGGGCCCTGGTGCCCAGCTGCTCACCCAGCCCCAGGTGCCGGCAGGCTCTCGGGAGTGTCTCTCCTTCTGGTACCACCTTCACGGACCCCAGATCG GGACGCTGCGCCTGGTGATGAGACGGGATGGGGAGGTGGACACACACCTGTGGTCACGCTCTGGCACCCATGGCAACCGCTGGCACGAGGCCTGGGCCACCCTCCACCACCAGCTGGACTCTGGCACCAAGTACCAA TTGCTGTTCGAGGGCCTCCGGAACGGGTACCACGGCACCATGGCGCTGGATGACGTGGCTGTGCGGCCTGGGCCCTGCTGGGCTCCCAAACGCTGCTCCTTCGAGGACTCAGCCTGCGGCTTCTCCACCAGGGGCCAGGGCCTCTGGATGCGCCAGACCAATGCCACAGGCCACACTGCCTGGGGCCCTCGTGCTGACCACACCACGGAGACGGCTCAGG GGCACTACATGGTGGTGAACACGagcccacaggccctgccccGCGGCCACATAGCCTCCCTGACCTCAGAGGAGCACAGGCCACtggcccagcctgcctgcctgacCTTCTGGTACCACCTGAGCCTCCAAAACCCAG GCACCCTGCAGGTCCACGTGGAGGAGGCCAGGAGACGCCAGGTGCTCAGCATCAGTGCCCATGGAGGGTTTGCCTGGCGCCTGGGCAGCGTGGATGTACAGGCTGAGCAGGCCTGGAGGGTGAGTGTGCAGGTGGGTCCTTCCTCACCCTCAAAGGCTCCAGACTATGTGAGGCTACTCTGCCCTGTGCCTGCCCAGGTGGTGTTTGAGGCTGTGGCCGCCGGCGTGGAGCACTCCTACATCGCTCTGGACGACCTGCTCCTCCAGGACGGGCCCTGCCCTCGGCCAG CTTCCTGTGACTTTGAGGctggcctgtgtggctggagccacctgccctggcccagcctgggcgGATACAGCTGGGATTGGAGCAGTGGAGACACACCCTCCCGCTACCCCCAGCCCAGTGTGGACCACACCCTGGGCACGGAGGCAG GCCACTTTGCTCTCTTTGAAACTGGCgtgctggggcctgggggccGGGCGGCCTGGCTGCGcagccagcctctgcctcccaccGTGGTCTCCTGCCTCCGCTTCTGGTACCACATGGGCTTTCCCGAGCACTTCT ACAAGGGTGAGCTGAGGGTGCTCCTGAGCAGTGCCCAGGGCCAGCTGGTCCTGTGGGGTGCGGGCGGGCACCTGCGGCACCAGTGGCTGGAAAGCCGCCTGGAAGTGGCCAGCACTGAGGAGTTCCAGGTGAGGCCAGGAGACCTCAGAGGCTCAGGCGGGGTTATCCTTCTCCTCGGATCCACACAACCTCTTTTCTCCACCTATCAGATCGTGTTTGAAGCCACGCTGGGTggccagccagccctggggcccatTGCCCTGGATGACATTGAGTATCTGGCCGGGCAGCGCTGCCAGCTGCCTGCACCCAGCCAGG GGGACGCGGCAGTGGCCACATCTCAGGCCACAGTGCCAGCTGTGGTTGGCggtgccctcctcctcctcgtgcTCCTGGTACTGCTGGCACTCGTGGGAAGGCACTGGCTGTGGAAGAAGGGGGACTGTGCCTTTGGGGCCAAGAGGGCAGCTGCAGCCCCAGGCTTTGACAACATTCTCTTCAATGCG GATGGTGTCATCCTGCCGGTGTCGGTCACCAACGACCAGTAG
- the MAMDC4 gene encoding apical endosomal glycoprotein isoform X9, translating to MPLPGHLLPALVLLLAGFPGWAWVPNHCKTPSEAVCNFVCDCRDCSDEAQCGYQGASPTVGAPFVCDFEQDSCGWRDISTSGYSWLRDRAGAVLEGPGPHSDHTLGTDLGWYMAVGTHRGKEVSTAALRSPILHEAGPACELRLWYHTASGDVAELRLELTHSMETLTLWQSSGPWGPGWQELVVATGRIRGNFQVTFSATRNATHRGTVALDDLAFWGCGLPTPQARCLPGHHHCQNKACVEPHQLCDGDDNCGDGSDEDTPLCSHHMATNFETGLGLWDNLEGWARNHSTSSPERPAWPRRDHSWNSAQGSFLVSVAEPSAPAILSSPEFQASGPHNCSLVFYHYLHGSEAGSLQLLLQTGGPGAPQAPVLLRRRHGELGAMWVRDRVDIQSKHPFRIVLAGQTGPGGIVGLDDLILSDHCKPVLVVSGPPPGLWAPVPWPQPSSLQPWDFCEPGHLSCGDLCVPPEQLCDFQQQCMGGEDEQECGTTDFETPMAGGWEDASVGRLQWGRHLAQESRVPSTHASGAAAGYFLSVQRAWGQLTAEARVLTPALGPSGPRCELHMAYYFQSHPQGFLALVVVEDGNRELVWQVPSSSSGGWKVDTVLLGARHRPFWLEFVGLVDLDGPGHQGAGVDNLIMKDCSPTATSESDTEISCNFERDTCGWHISHLTDSHWHRMESHGPGYDHTTGRGYFMLLDPTDPPARGPGAQLLTQPQVPAGSRECLSFWYHLHGPQIGTLRLVMRRDGEVDTHLWSRSGTHGNRWHEAWATLHHQLDSGTKYQLLFEGLRNGYHGTMALDDVAVRPGPCWAPKRCSFEDSACGFSTRGQGLWMRQTNATGHTAWGPRADHTTETAQGHYMVVNTSPQALPRGHIASLTSEEHRPLAQPACLTFWYHLSLQNPGTLQVHVEEARRRQVLSISAHGGFAWRLGSVDVQAEQAWRVVFEAVAAGVEHSYIALDDLLLQDGPCPRPASCDFEAGLCGWSHLPWPSLGGYSWDWSSGDTPSRYPQPSVDHTLGTEAGHFALFETGVLGPGGRAAWLRSQPLPPTVVSCLRFWYHMGFPEHFYKGELRVLLSSAQGQLVLWGAGGHLRHQWLESRLEVASTEEFQIVFEATLGGQPALGPIALDDIEYLAGQRCQLPAPSQGDAAVATSQATVPAVVGGALLLLVLLVLLALVGRHWLWKKGDCAFGAKRAAAAPGFDNILFNADGVILPVSVTNDQ from the exons ATGCCTCTGCCTGGCCACCTTCTGCCCGCCCTGGTCCTGCTCCTGG CAGGGTTCCCAGGCTGGGCCTGGGTCCCCAACCACTGCAAGACCCCCAGCGAGGCCGTGTGCAACTTCGTGTGTGACTGCAGGGACTGCTCCGATGAGGCCCAGTGCG GTTACCAGGGGGCTTCACCCACCGTGGGCGCCCCCTTTGTCTGCGACTTTGAGCAGGACTCCTGTGGCTGGCGGGACATCAGCACCTCCGGCTACAGCTGGCTCCGAGACCGGGCAGGAGCTGTGCTGGAGGGTCCAGGGCCACACTCAGACCACACTCTCGGCACCGACCTGG GCTGGTACATGGCTGTTGGCACGCACCGTGGGAAGGAGGTGTCCACTGCAGCCCTGCGCTCTCCCATCCTGCATGAGGCAGGCCCTGCCTGTGAGCTGAGGCTCTGGTACCACACGGCCTCTGGAG ATGTGGCTGAGCTGCGCCTGGAGCTGACCCACAGTATGGAGACACTGACCCTGTGGCAGAGCTcagggccctggggcccaggctggcaGGAGCTGGTGGTGGCCACCGGCCGCATCCGGGGCAACTTCCAA GTGACCTTCTCTGCTACCCGAAATGCTACCCACAGGGGCACTGTGGCCTTGGACGACCTGGCCTTCTGGGGCTGTGGACTGCCCA CCCCCCAGGCGCGCTGCCTCCCGGGCCATCATCATTGCCAGAACAAGGCCTGCGTGGAGCCCCATCAGCTGTGCGACGGGGACGACAACTGTGGGGATGGTTCAGATGAGGACACTCCTCTCTGCA GCCACCACATGGCCACTAACTTTGAGACAGGCCTGGGCCTGTGGGACAATTTGGAGGGCTGGGCCCGGAACCACAGCACGAGTAGCCCCGAGCGCCCCGCCTGGCCACGCCGTGACCACAGCTGGAACAGCGCACAGG GCTCCTTCCTGGTCTCCGTGGCCGAGCCCAGCGCCCCTGCCATCTTGTCCAGTCCTGAGTTCCAAGCCTCAGGCCCCCACAACTGCTCG CTTGTCTTCTATCACTACCTGCACGGCTCTGAGGCTGGCAGCCTCCAGCTGCTCCTGCAGACTGGGGGCCCCGGAGCCCCCCAGGCCCCCGTCCTGCTGCGCAGGCGTCATGGGGAGCTGGGGGCCATGTGGGTCCGAGACCGAGTTGACATCCAGAGCAAGCACCCCTTCCGG ATCGTCCTGGCGGGGCAGACAGGGCCGGGGGGCATTGTGGGCCTGGATGACCTCATCCTGTCAGACCACTGCAAACCAGTCCTGG TGGTGTCTGGCCCACCTCCGGGGCTCTGGGCCCCAGTGCCCTGGCCCCAGCCATCCAGCCTGCAGCCCTGGGATTTCTGTGAGCCAGGACATCTCTCCTGTGGGGACCTGTGTGTCCCCCCAgagcagctgtgtgacttccaGCAGCAGTGCATGGGGGGCGAGGACGAGCAGGAGTGTG GCACCACGGACTTCGAGACCCCCAtggctgggggttgggaggaTGCCAGCGTGGGGCGGCTGCAGTGGGGGCGTCACCTGGCCCAGGAAAGCAGGGTCCCTAGCACCCATGCCAGCGGGGCTGCTGCTG GGTACTTCCTGTCCGTGCAAAGAGCCTGGGGGCAGCTGACGGCGGAGGCCCGGGTTCTCACAccagccctgggcccctcagGCCCCCGCTGTGAACTCCACATGGCTTACTATTTTCAGAGTCACCCCCAAG GCTTCCTGGCGCTGGTCGTGGTGGAGGATGGCAACCGCGAGCTGGTGTGGCAAGTCCCAAGCAGCAGCAGCGGAGGCTGGAAGGTGGACACGGTGCTTCTTGGGGCACGCCACCGGCCCTTCTGG CTGGAGTTTGTTGGCCTGGTGGACTTGGATGGCCCTGGGCACCAGGGCGCGGGGGTGGACAACCTGATCATGAAGGACTGCAGCCCCACGGCGACCAGCGAGTCAGACACAG AGATCTCATGTAACTTTGAGCGGGACACATGCGGCTGGCACATCAGCCACCTCACAGACAGTCACTGGCACCGCATGGAGAGCCATGGCCCTGGGTACGACCACACCACAGGCCGAG GCTACTTCATGCTCCTCGACCCCACAGACCCCCCAGCCCGGGGCCCTGGTGCCCAGCTGCTCACCCAGCCCCAGGTGCCGGCAGGCTCTCGGGAGTGTCTCTCCTTCTGGTACCACCTTCACGGACCCCAGATCG GGACGCTGCGCCTGGTGATGAGACGGGATGGGGAGGTGGACACACACCTGTGGTCACGCTCTGGCACCCATGGCAACCGCTGGCACGAGGCCTGGGCCACCCTCCACCACCAGCTGGACTCTGGCACCAAGTACCAA TTGCTGTTCGAGGGCCTCCGGAACGGGTACCACGGCACCATGGCGCTGGATGACGTGGCTGTGCGGCCTGGGCCCTGCTGGGCTCCCAAACGCTGCTCCTTCGAGGACTCAGCCTGCGGCTTCTCCACCAGGGGCCAGGGCCTCTGGATGCGCCAGACCAATGCCACAGGCCACACTGCCTGGGGCCCTCGTGCTGACCACACCACGGAGACGGCTCAGG GGCACTACATGGTGGTGAACACGagcccacaggccctgccccGCGGCCACATAGCCTCCCTGACCTCAGAGGAGCACAGGCCACtggcccagcctgcctgcctgacCTTCTGGTACCACCTGAGCCTCCAAAACCCAG GCACCCTGCAGGTCCACGTGGAGGAGGCCAGGAGACGCCAGGTGCTCAGCATCAGTGCCCATGGAGGGTTTGCCTGGCGCCTGGGCAGCGTGGATGTACAGGCTGAGCAGGCCTGGAGG GTGGTGTTTGAGGCTGTGGCCGCCGGCGTGGAGCACTCCTACATCGCTCTGGACGACCTGCTCCTCCAGGACGGGCCCTGCCCTCGGCCAG CTTCCTGTGACTTTGAGGctggcctgtgtggctggagccacctgccctggcccagcctgggcgGATACAGCTGGGATTGGAGCAGTGGAGACACACCCTCCCGCTACCCCCAGCCCAGTGTGGACCACACCCTGGGCACGGAGGCAG GCCACTTTGCTCTCTTTGAAACTGGCgtgctggggcctgggggccGGGCGGCCTGGCTGCGcagccagcctctgcctcccaccGTGGTCTCCTGCCTCCGCTTCTGGTACCACATGGGCTTTCCCGAGCACTTCT ACAAGGGTGAGCTGAGGGTGCTCCTGAGCAGTGCCCAGGGCCAGCTGGTCCTGTGGGGTGCGGGCGGGCACCTGCGGCACCAGTGGCTGGAAAGCCGCCTGGAAGTGGCCAGCACTGAGGAGTTCCAG ATCGTGTTTGAAGCCACGCTGGGTggccagccagccctggggcccatTGCCCTGGATGACATTGAGTATCTGGCCGGGCAGCGCTGCCAGCTGCCTGCACCCAGCCAGG GGGACGCGGCAGTGGCCACATCTCAGGCCACAGTGCCAGCTGTGGTTGGCggtgccctcctcctcctcgtgcTCCTGGTACTGCTGGCACTCGTGGGAAGGCACTGGCTGTGGAAGAAGGGGGACTGTGCCTTTGGGGCCAAGAGGGCAGCTGCAGCCCCAGGCTTTGACAACATTCTCTTCAATGCG GATGGTGTCATCCTGCCGGTGTCGGTCACCAACGACCAGTAG